A window of Campylobacter lari subsp. lari contains these coding sequences:
- the pglD gene encoding UDP-N-acetylbacillosamine N-acetyltransferase, producing the protein MDTTKSIYIYGTGGHGLVCADVARNLGYEKIIFLDDNKGLKYHPDLEKYDVFIAIGANSIREKLFKKIKNDGFKLVNLIHKSAIISPSASLEDEGILIMPNVVINAKASIKKGVILNTACVIEHECFVDEFSHVSVGAKLTGNVKIGKRCFLGVNSSIIPCINLCDDVVLGAGGVITKNISSKGIYAGVPAKKIKEV; encoded by the coding sequence ATGGACACAACTAAAAGTATTTATATATACGGCACAGGTGGGCATGGTTTAGTTTGTGCTGATGTAGCTAGAAATTTAGGATATGAAAAAATCATTTTTTTAGATGATAATAAAGGTTTAAAATATCATCCTGATTTAGAAAAATATGATGTTTTTATCGCTATTGGTGCAAATTCTATTAGAGAAAAACTTTTTAAAAAAATCAAAAATGATGGATTTAAATTAGTAAATTTGATACATAAAAGTGCTATTATTAGTCCAAGTGCATCTTTAGAAGATGAGGGAATTTTAATCATGCCAAATGTAGTAATTAATGCTAAAGCTAGCATTAAAAAAGGCGTGATTTTAAATACTGCTTGTGTAATTGAGCATGAGTGTTTTGTAGATGAGTTTAGCCATGTTAGTGTTGGAGCTAAATTAACAGGCAATGTTAAAATAGGCAAACGCTGTTTTTTAGGGGTTAATTCAAGCATAATTCCTTGTATAAATTTATGTGATGATGTAGTTTTAGGTGCTGGCGGGGTTATAACAAAAAATATATCCTCAAAAGGCATATATGCTGGAGTTCCTGCAAAAAAAATCAAGGAGGTTTAA
- the pglE gene encoding UDP-N-acetylbacillosamine transaminase, translating to MRFFLSAPHMSGKELEYIHKAFESNYIAPLGEFVNALEQSIKDYTKSSNALALNAATAAIHLALRVLGIKEGDVVLASSFTFIASVAPISYMNATPVFIDCDETYNLDVNLLKKAIKESPKKPKALILTHLYGNASKMDEIVQICKENEIYLIEDAAEALGSFYKNKALGTFGDFGVYSFNGNKIITTGGGGMLVSENHANLEKARFYSTQARENCLHYEHKEYGYNYRMSNILGAIGTAQMEVLDQRVEKKRQIYDWYKEFLSKSFTFLDELENTKSNRWLSTALLDFTPNKLNTYEKHCICENKNVQIQDKILKIIQTLKDNKIESRPLWKPMHLQELYKGCDAYLNGNSEFFFSNGICLPSATTMSKADVEEVSTLILNTLKD from the coding sequence ATGAGATTTTTTTTATCAGCACCGCATATGAGCGGAAAAGAATTAGAATACATACACAAAGCTTTTGAAAGTAATTACATAGCACCTTTGGGTGAGTTTGTAAATGCTTTAGAACAAAGTATAAAAGATTACACAAAAAGCTCTAATGCACTTGCGCTAAATGCAGCTACTGCAGCCATTCATCTAGCTTTAAGAGTTTTAGGTATTAAAGAAGGTGATGTGGTATTAGCTTCAAGTTTTACTTTTATAGCTTCAGTTGCACCAATTTCTTATATGAATGCTACGCCTGTTTTTATTGATTGTGATGAAACTTATAATTTAGATGTAAATTTATTAAAAAAAGCTATCAAAGAAAGCCCTAAAAAGCCTAAAGCTTTAATCCTTACTCATCTTTATGGCAATGCTTCTAAAATGGATGAGATTGTCCAAATTTGCAAAGAAAATGAAATTTATTTAATTGAAGATGCAGCAGAAGCGTTGGGAAGTTTTTATAAAAACAAAGCTTTAGGCACTTTTGGAGATTTTGGAGTGTATTCATTTAATGGCAATAAAATCATCACTACAGGTGGTGGTGGAATGCTTGTGAGCGAAAATCATGCTAATCTTGAAAAAGCAAGATTTTATAGCACTCAAGCTAGAGAAAATTGCCTTCATTATGAGCATAAAGAATATGGCTATAATTATAGAATGAGCAATATCTTAGGTGCAATCGGCACTGCTCAAATGGAGGTTTTAGATCAAAGAGTAGAAAAAAAGCGTCAAATTTATGATTGGTATAAAGAGTTTTTAAGTAAAAGTTTTACCTTTTTAGATGAGCTTGAAAATACCAAGTCAAATCGCTGGTTAAGCACTGCTTTGCTTGATTTTACGCCAAATAAATTAAACACTTATGAAAAACATTGTATTTGTGAAAATAAAAATGTTCAAATTCAAGATAAAATTTTAAAAATAATCCAAACATTAAAAGATAATAAAATCGAAAGTCGTCCTCTTTGGAAACCTATGCATTTACAAGAACTTTACAAAGGATGTGATGCATATTTAAATGGCAATAGTGAGTTTTTCTTTAGCAATGGAATTTGTCTTCCAAGCGCAACTACTATGAGTAAAGCTGATGTAGAGGAAGTTTCTACTTTAATCTTAAACACCTTAAAGGACTAA